From Rutidosis leptorrhynchoides isolate AG116_Rl617_1_P2 chromosome 3, CSIRO_AGI_Rlap_v1, whole genome shotgun sequence, a single genomic window includes:
- the LOC139898387 gene encoding uncharacterized protein produces MTWFRAVSSVAKLSTRRTLSQVGSYGARTRLVPSGTRCFHSTVSKSKAQSAPTPRAVPLSRLTDSFLDGTSSVYLEELQRAWETDPNSVDESWDNFFRNFVGQAATSPGISGQTIQESMRLLLLVRAYQVYGHMKAKLDPLGLEQRQIPDDLDPALYGFTEADLDREFFLGVWRMAGFLSENRPVQTLRAILTRLEQAYCGNIGYEYMHIADREQCNWIRDKIETPTSMAYNKQRREVILDRLIWSTQFENFLATKWTAAKRFGLEGGETLIPGMKEMFDRSADLGVESIVIGMSHRGRLNVLGNVVRKPLRQIFSEFSGGTRPADDVGGLYTGTGDVKYHLGTSYDRPTRGGKQIHLSLVANPSHLEAVDSVVVGKTRAKQYYSNDVDRTKNMGILIHGDGSFPGQGVVYETLHLSALPNYTTGGTIHIVVNNQVAFTTDPLSGRSSQYCTDVAKALNAPIFHVNGDDVEAVVHACELAAEWRQTFHSDVVVDIVCYRRFGHNEIDEPSFTQPKMYKVIRNHPLALEIYQKKLLETGQATKEDIDRIQNKVTKILNEEFLASKDYVPQKRDWLSAYWEGFKSPEQLSRIRNTGVQPEILKNVGKAIATLPETFKPHRAVKKIFADRLKMIETGEGVDWAVGEALAFATLLVEGNHVRLSGQDVERGTFSHRHSVVHDQETGERYCPLDHVVMNQHEEMFTVSNSSLSEFGVLGFELGYSMENPNSLVIWEAQFGDFANGAQVIFDQFLSSGEAKWLRQIGLVLLLPHGYDGQGPEHSSARLERFLQMSDDNPFVIPEMEPTLRNQIQTCNWQVVNVTTPANYFHVLRRQIHREFRKPLIVMAPKNLLRHKECKSNLSEFDDVQGHPGFDKQGTRFKRLIKDQSGHSDREEGIRRLVLCSGKIYYELDEKRRSTEGKDVAICRVEQLCPFPYDLVQRELKRYPNAEIVWCQEEPMNMGAYSYIAPRLATAMKALDRGNLDSIKYVGRAPSAATATGFYTAHGKEQSELVENAITSDSLTNPTVS; encoded by the exons ATGACGTGGTTTAGAGCTGTATCTAGTGTGGCAAAGCTTTCGACTAGAAGAACATTGTCACAAGTTGGATCATATGGAGCAAGGACACGTCTCGTTCCTTCGGGAACTCGATGTTTTCACTCGACAGTTTCAAAATCAAAAGCACAATCTGCACCAACCCCTCGTGCGGTCCCACTTTCACGGTTGACCGATAGTTTCTTAGACGGGACCAGTAGTGTTTATCTTGAAGAGCTTCAGAGAGCATGGGAAACGGACCCAAATAGTGTCGATGAATCATGGGACAATTTCTTTAGAAACTTTGTGGGCCAGGCTGCCACATCACCTGGAATATCGGGCCAAACGATACAAGAGAGTATGCGATTGTTATTACTTGTGAGAGCTTACCAAGTTTATGGTCACATGAAAGCGAAATTGGATCCGTTAGGTTTAGAACAGAGACAGATCCCGGATGATTTAGATCCCGCTTTGTATGGTTTCACCGAAGCTGATTTAGACCGGGAGTTTTTTTTGGGTGTATGGAGAATGGCGGGTTTTTTGTCTGAAAATCGACCCGTTCAAACATTGAGGGCGATATTGACCCGGCTTGAACAGGCTTACTGTGGAAACATTGGGTATGAATACATGCACATTGCAGATCGTGAACAATGTAACTGGATACGAGACAAAATTGAAACTCCAACTTCAATGGCGTATAACAAACAACGACGTGAGGTTATTCTTGACAGGCTTATTTGGAGCACTCAGTTTGAAAACTTTTTAGCTACAAAATGGACTGCTGCTAAACGATTTGGGCTTGAAGGTGGCGAAACTTTAATCCCGGGTATGAAAGAAATGTTTGACCGGTCAGCAGATCTCGGTGTCGAAAGTATTGTAATTGGAATGTCTCATAGAGGAAGATTAAATGTTTTAGGTAACGTGGTTCGAAAACCGTTACGTCAGATTTTTAGTGAATTTAGCGGCGGAACGAGGCCCGCGGATGATGTCGGCGGGCTTTATACCGGGACCGGTGACGTTAAGTATCATCTTGGGACTTCGTATGATCGTCCAACGAGAGGTGGTAAGCAAATCCATTTATCGTTAGTTGCAAACCCTAGTCATTTGGAAGCTGTTGATTCTGTAGTTGTAGGTAAAACTAGGGCAAAACAGTATTATTCAAACGATGTGGATCGAACCAAGAACATGGGTATTTTGATACACGGGGATGGAAGTTTTCCGGGTCAAGGTGTGGTGTACGAAACGTTGCATCTTAGTGCGTTACCGAATTATACGACAGGTGGCACTATTCATATTGTGGTGAATAACCAAGTTGCGTTTACTACTGATCCGTTATCGGGAAGATCATCACAGTACTGTACTGATGTTGCTAAGGCTTTAAACGCTCCTATTTTTCATGTTAATGGTGATGATGTGGAGGCAGTTGTTCATGCGTGTGAGCTGGCAGCTGAATGGAGACAGACGTTTCATTCAGACGTTGTGGTTGATATTGTTTGTTATCGTCGATTTGGGCATAATGAAATCGATGAACCATCGTTTACTCAGCCGAAAATGTACAAG GTTATCCGTAATCACCCATTAGCGCTTGAAATTTACCAAAAGAAGCTTCTAGAAACTGGTCAAGCAACAAAAGAAGACATTGATAGAATACAAAATAAGGTTACCAAAATTCTTAATGAAGAATTTTTGGCCAGCAAGGATTACGTCCCTCAAAAAAGGGACTGGCTTTCCGCTTATTGGGAAGGATTCAAATCCCCCGAACAACTTTCACGTATCCGCAACACCGG GGTCCAACCAGAGATTTTGAAGAACGTTGGCAAAGCAATTGCAACACTTCCCGAAACCTTTAAGCCTCACAGAGCAGTTAAAAAGATATTTGCAGATCGGTTAAAGATGATCGAAACGGGCGAGGGTGTCGACTGGGCGGTCGGTGAAGCACTTGCATTTGCAACGTTGCTGGTCGAAGGGAATCATGTGCGGTTGAGTGGCCAAGATGTCGAGAGAGGTACTTTTAGTCACAGGCATTCTGTAGTCCATGATCAAGAAACTGGTGAACGTTATTGCCCGTTGGACCATGTTGTTATGAATCAACATGAAGAAATGTTTACTGTAAGCAACAG CTCTCTTTCAGAGTTTGGTGTTCTGGGATTTGAATTAGGCTATTCGATGGAAAATCCAAATTCACTAGTGATATGGGAAGCCCAGTTTGGTGATTTTGCTAATGGAGCTCAGGTTATATTCGATCAGTTCTTGAGCAGTGGTGAGGCTAAATGGCTACGTCAAATCGGGTTAGTTTTGTTACTGCCTCATGGTTATGATGGTCAGGGTCCAGAACATTCTAGTGCAAGACTTGAACGCTTCCTTCAG ATGAGTGATGACAACCCGTTTGTTATACCTGAGATGGAACCAACACTACGCAATCAAATACAAACGTGCAATTGGCAGGTTGTCAATGTTACAACTCCAGCCAACTATTTCCATGTTCTTCGTAGGCAG ATTCACAGGGAATTTCGTAAGCCACTTATTGTTATGGCTCCAAAGAACTTACTACGTCACAAAGAGTGCAAGTCAAATTTATCTGAATTTGATGATGTTCAAGGTCACCCTGGCTTTGACAAACAAGGCACTAGATTTAAACGTCTGATCAAGGATCAAAGTGGACACTCAGATCGCGAAGAGGGCATTCGACGTTTAGTTCTATGCTCCGGAAAG ATTTATTATGAACTTGATGAAAAGCGGAGGTCAACTGAAGGCAAAGATGTTGCAATCTGTCGCGTGGAACAGCTTTGTCCATTCCCTTATGATCTCGTACAGCGTGAACTCAAACGTTATCCAA ACGCCGAGATCGTTTGGTGCCAGGAAGAACCGATGAATATGGGAGCTTACAGTTACATTGCCCCTCGTCTTGCAACTGCTATGAAAGCACTTGACAGAGGTAATTTAGACAGCATCAAATACGTGGGGCGGGCCCCATCTGCTGCTACAGCAACCGGTTTCTACACTGCTCACGGGAAAGAACAGTCTGAGCTTGTTGAAAATGCCATAACATCTGATTCCCTCACCAATCCCACAGTCAGCTAG